CGCGAGCGCGGCGGCCGGATGCTGGTGGACGTCACCGTCGGCGTGCCCGACCCCGCGTCCGTCGACGTGGATCGGGTCCGGCGCGAGCTTCCCCACGGCGAGGTAACCGTGCGCCCCGTCAGCGGCGGCTTGCGGGTGCCGGGCGCCGACACGCTCATCGCTTGCGTGGCCATCACCGTCAGCGTCGAATATCCCCAGGAGCCCC
This is a stretch of genomic DNA from Candidatus Methylomirabilota bacterium. It encodes these proteins:
- a CDS encoding Lin0512 family protein; translation: MSAKPVVLEFGMGVDVHGADSTTAACRAVSDAIRHSSLPLFQEVRERGGRMLVDVTVGVPDPASVDVDRVRRELPHGEVTVRPVSGGLRVPGADTLIACVAITVSVEYPQEPRR